In Brassica rapa cultivar Chiifu-401-42 chromosome A06, CAAS_Brap_v3.01, whole genome shotgun sequence, a single window of DNA contains:
- the LOC103873512 gene encoding mitochondrial phosphate carrier protein 2, mitochondrial — MSDSSRSLIPSFLYSSDHRLFQLHEPAMNMTQRKAQPSRSLKTSSVSSNGPSFAIPAPNEKVELYSPAYFAACTVGGMLSCGVTHTAVTPLDVLKCNMQIDPSKYKNITSAFKTTIKEQGLKGFTRGWSPTLIGYSAQGAFKYGLYEYAKKYYSDIVGPENAAKYKTLIYLAGSASAEIVADVALCPMEAVKVRVQTQPGFARGLSDGLPKIIRSEGVRGLFKGLVPLWGRQIPYTMMKFATFENTVELIYKKVIPTPKEECSEPVQLGVSFAGGYIAGIFCAVISHPADNLVSFLNNSKGATVSDAVKRLGLLGMFTRGLPLRIFMIGTLTGAQWVIYDAVKVLAGLPTTGGASPATALAPAVSA; from the exons ATGTCGGACTCGAGCAGATCGTTGATCCCGAGCTTCCTCTACTCTTCCGACCATCGTCTGTTTCAGCTGCATGAGCCAGCGATGAACATGACGCAACGCAAAGCACAGCCGTCGAGGTCGCTGAAGACTTCTTCAGTCTCATCGAACGGTCCAAGTTTTGCGATTCCCGCGCCGAATGAGAAAGTAGAATTGTACTCTCCGGCGTATTTCGCGGCGTGTACAGTCGGCGGGATGCTGAGCTGCGGCGTCACCCACACGGCCGTTACGCCACTCGATGTCCTGAAATGTAATATGCAG ATTGATCCATCCAAGTACAAGAACATAACTTCTGCTTTCAAGACAACAATCAAAGAGCAAGGTCTCAAGGGTTTCACCAGAGGCTGGTCGCCAACTCTTATAGGGTACAGTGCTCAGGGAGCTTTTAAATACGGTCTGTATGAGTACGCCAAGAAATACTACTCAGACATCGTTGGACCAGAAAACGCAGCCAAATACAAGACCCTCATTTACCTAGCTGGCTCGGCCTCTGCGGAGATCGTCGCAGATGTGGCTCTCTGTCCAATGGAAGCTGTCAAAGTCAGGGTCCAGACTCAGCCTGGTTTCGCCCGCGGTTTATCTGATGGTCTACCAAAGATCATTAGATCAGAAGGCGTTCGAGGGTTGTTCAAAGGGCTTGTTCCTCTATGGGGACGCCAGATTCCAT ATACCATGATGAAATTTGCTACTTTTGAGAACACTGTGGAGCTCATATACAAGAAAGTGATTCCTACCCCAAAGGAAGAGTGCTCAGAGCCAGTTCAGCTAGGAGTTAGCTTCGCCGGTGGATACATTGCTGGAATTTTCTGCGCTGTTATCTCACATCCTGCAGATAACTTGGTCTCTTTCCTCAATAACTCTAAAGGAGCAACTGTTAGTGAT GCAGTAAAGAGGCTAGGGTTATTGGGTATGTTTACTCGTGGACTTCCTCTTCGCATTTTCATGATAGGAACACTTACTGGTGCTCAATGGGTTATCTATGATGCTGTCAAAGTTTTAGCTGGATT GCCAACCACTGGTGGTGCTTCTCCAGCTACTGCGCTTGCTCCAGCTGTAAGTGCATAA